The following coding sequences are from one Lycium ferocissimum isolate CSIRO_LF1 chromosome 3, AGI_CSIRO_Lferr_CH_V1, whole genome shotgun sequence window:
- the LOC132049800 gene encoding uncharacterized protein LOC132049800 isoform X1: MCILCQIQRWSRGVATMLPWLVIPLVGLWALSQLLPPAFRFEITSPRLGCVMVLLFTLVWYEVLMPWLTAWHVRRIARARERKRLVAVEMQKLRKIATRKCRNCSTPYRDQNPGGGKFMCCYCGHVSKRPVLDLPVQPGLGFLNSGILKDLIGKGGKILNGNVWPENRWMCGQDSFENGNWVRGSSVGNSNSWSKNGTGFFDREHCLAEKSYSRVFNLACKALTNFFSTIIWICRTFFRISSSRDDDASMDAEQRAMLDKRRENGGNCQESRWEKSRRKAEEKKQARLEKELLEEEERKQREEVARLVEERRKLREEHTEAEKEQRKVSPSDKVRKSKREAEKRRQEKRKERDRCSSKSNSDTEELDKRAGKGSEQTKCDVSDRRQQHKNRQETVKIHNAEVIHGSKGASTSNHNHGNAMRGSFLSSSRAFTGGDHFGKSNNTSTVPREHKSKTGMDHIQTHASRRELSQPDRVSGKLNTNGDDKSINHPVLIESQPCTAPKKSWQQLFTHSTAVYRPTSNVISRPSVKPQAEVQTPPYPRQPPSTQSFDNPISFGLPSPFPLSNFALGSTSNITTLPLSSEPLFPLVGDGAGQLLPEESEIFEDPCYVPDPVSLLGPVSESLDNFQLDVGFVSNVGLDKPCPVKHGNTSSEVTRPSPIECPISRLCVPEERHAESFLFPRTPKSQDVRTVPPMNVSSNADDTGTWQMWNSFPLGQDGLSLIGTPANWLSNPEPNRSNMEEIIPSAPPKTMASLFKNDDPVLSVSHSPQTVYAGNCQNSAALGANLPSSAENGFQKALFGTYSRGESQFSLNPENAAHSDYNSPNAPVTSYPFELSPPDSWAKKGWTQQGSGEGVGNPQVTRASIGGLYHTPDVQSLWS, translated from the exons ATGTGTATATTGTGCCAGATACAAAGGTGGTCTAGAGGGGTTGCTACCATGTTACCATGGTTGGTGATTCCGCTCGTTGGGTTATGGGCGTTATCGCAGCTATTGCCACCTGCATTTCGGTTTGAAATTACGTCGCCGAGGTTGGGGTGTGTAATGGTGCTTTTGTTTACGCTTGTGTGGTATGAGGTTTTGATGCCGTGGTTAACAGCTTGGCACGTGAGAAGAATAGCTAGGGctagagaaagaaagaggcTTGTTGCCGTTGAAATGCAGAAATTGAGGAAAATAGCAACGAGGAAGTGTAGGAATTGTTCAACTCCGTATAGAGATCAGAATCCCGGTGGTGGGAAGTTtatgtgttgttattgtgggcATGTATCGAAGAGACCTGTTCTGGACTTGCCTGTACAGCCAGGATTGGGGTTTTTGAATTCTGGGATTTTGAAAGACTTAATTGGGAAAGGTGGAAAGATATTAAATGGGAATGTTTGGCCAGAAAATAGGTGGATGTGTGGACAGGATTCGTTtgagaatgggaattgggtcaGGGGTTCTTCTGTTGGGAATTCAAATTCTTGGAGCAAGAATGGCACTGGATTTTTCGATAGGGAGCATTGCTTAGCAGAAAAGTCATATTCTCGGGTTTTTAATTTAGCTTGCAAGGCACTGACTAATTTTTTCTCTACTATCATATGGATCTGCAGAACTTTTTTTAGGATTAGTTCATCCAGAGATGATGATGCTTCAATGGATGCAGAGCAAAGAGCAATGTTGGATAAGAGAAGGGAGAATGGGGGAAATTGTCAGGAGAGTAGATGGGAGAAATCTCGAAGAAAAGCAGAAGAGAAGAAGCAGGCTAGGTTAGAGAAGGAGCTATTGGAGGAGGAGGAGCGAAAGCAAAGAGAGGAGGTTGCTAGATTGGTGGAAGAGCGCAGGAAATTGCGGGAGGAACATACGGAGGCAGAGAAAGAACAGCGTAAAGTGTCACCCTCTGATAAGGTACGAAAGAGTAAAAGAGAAGCAGAAAAGAGGCGTCAAGAGAAgaggaaagaaagggacaggtGTTCTAGCAAAAGCAACTCAGATACAGAAGAACTGGATAAAAGAGCAGGCAAGGGAAGTGAGCAAACTAAGTGTGACGTAAGTGATAGAAGGCAACAGCACAAAAATAGGCAAGAAACTGTTAAGATACATAATGCAGAAGTTATTCATGGTTCTAAGGGTGCTTCCACAAGCAATCATAACCATGGGAATGCTATGAGAGGTTCCTTTTTATCGTCTTCTAGAGCATTTACTGGAGGTGATCATTTTGGAAAGAGTAATAATACCTCTACTGTTCCAAGAGAACACAAATCTAAAACTGGCATGGATCATATTCAAACCCATGCTTCAAGGAGGGAACTATCTCAGCCAGATAGGGTATCTGGAAAACTGAACACAAATGGGGATGACAAGAGCATCAACCATCCT GTACTTATTGAATCTCAACCATGTACAGCTCCTAAAAAATCATGGCAACAATTATTTACACATTCAACTGCTGTTTATcgtcctacttcaaatgtcatAAGCAGACCATCTGTTAAGCCACAAGCAGAAGTCCAAACACCACCTTACCCCCGTCAACCTCCATCTACACAATCCTTTGACAACCCCATTAGCTTTGGACTCCCGTCACCTTTTCCTTTATCTAATTTTGCTCTTGGATCCACAAGTAATATTACAACTCTTCCATTATCATCAGAACCATTGTTTCCTCTAGTTGGAGATGGTGCAGGTCAGTTATTGCCAGAGGAGTCAGAGATTTTTGAAGATCCTTGTTATGTTCCAGACCCAGTATCATTGCTTGGACCCGTTTCTGAGTCACTTGATAACTTTCAGCTTGACGTTGGATTTGTGTCAAATGTAGGATTGGACAAACCATGTCCTGTAAAGCATGGTAACACCTCTTCTGAAGTCACCAGACCATCGCCAATTGAGTGTCCAATATCAAGATTGTGTGTTCCAGAGGAGAGGCATGCCgagtcttttctttttccccgcACTCCTAAGTCTCAGGATGTACGCACTGTGCCACCAATGAATGTTTCAAGTAATGCAGATGATACGGGAACATGGCAGATGTGGAATAGCTTTCCACTTGGTCAAGATGGCCTTAGTTTAATTGGTACTCCAGCCAACTGGCTTTCAAATCCAGAACCTAACAGATCAAATATGGAAGAGATAATACCTTCTGCACCTCCGAAGACTATGGCTTCACTGTTTAAAAATGATGATCCAGTCCTTTCTGTCTCTCATTCTCCACAAACAGTTTATGCAGGAAATTGCCAGAACAGTGCGGCCCTTGGTGCTAATTTGCCTAGCAGTGCTGAAAATGGGTTCCAAAAAGCACTCTTTGGTACATATTCTAGAGGTGAAAGCCAATTCTCTCTCAATCCTGAGAATGCTGCTCATAGTGATTATAATAGTCCGAATGCTCCCGTGACAAGCTATCCATTTGAGTTGTCTCCACCTGATTCTTGGGCCaa GAAGGGTTGGACTCAGCAGGGTTCAGGAGAAGGTGTAGGCAACCCACAGGTAACAAGGGCGTCAATTGGCGGCTTATACCACACACCAGATGTACAGTCTCTTTGGTCAtag
- the LOC132049800 gene encoding stress response protein NST1-like isoform X2 produces MCILCQIQRWSRGVATMLPWLVIPLVGLWALSQLLPPAFRFEITSPRLGCVMVLLFTLVWYEVLMPWLTAWHVRRIARARERKRLVAVEMQKLRKIATRKCRNCSTPYRDQNPGGGKFMCCYCGHVSKRPVLDLPVQPGLGFLNSGILKDLIGKGGKILNGNVWPENRWMCGQDSFENGNWVRGSSVGNSNSWSKNGTGFFDREHCLAEKSYSRVFNLACKALTNFFSTIIWICRTFFRISSSRDDDASMDAEQRAMLDKRRENGGNCQESRWEKSRRKAEEKKQARLEKELLEEEERKQREEVARLVEERRKLREEHTEAEKEQRKVSPSDKVRKSKREAEKRRQEKRKERDRCSSKSNSDTEELDKRAGKGSEQTKCDVSDRRQQHKNRQETVKIHNAEVIHGSKGASTSNHNHGNAMRGSFLSSSRAFTGGDHFGKSNNTSTVPREHKSKTGMDHIQTHASRRELSQPDRVSGKLNTNGDDKSINHPVLIESQPCTAPKKSWQQLFTHSTAVYRPTSNVISRPSVKPQAEVQTPPYPRQPPSTQSFDNPISFGLPSPFPLSNFALGSTSNITTLPLSSEPLFPLVGDGAGLDKPCPVKHGNTSSEVTRPSPIECPISRLCVPEERHAESFLFPRTPKSQDVRTVPPMNVSSNADDTGTWQMWNSFPLGQDGLSLIGTPANWLSNPEPNRSNMEEIIPSAPPKTMASLFKNDDPVLSVSHSPQTVYAGNCQNSAALGANLPSSAENGFQKALFGTYSRGESQFSLNPENAAHSDYNSPNAPVTSYPFELSPPDSWAKKGWTQQGSGEGVGNPQVTRASIGGLYHTPDVQSLWS; encoded by the exons ATGTGTATATTGTGCCAGATACAAAGGTGGTCTAGAGGGGTTGCTACCATGTTACCATGGTTGGTGATTCCGCTCGTTGGGTTATGGGCGTTATCGCAGCTATTGCCACCTGCATTTCGGTTTGAAATTACGTCGCCGAGGTTGGGGTGTGTAATGGTGCTTTTGTTTACGCTTGTGTGGTATGAGGTTTTGATGCCGTGGTTAACAGCTTGGCACGTGAGAAGAATAGCTAGGGctagagaaagaaagaggcTTGTTGCCGTTGAAATGCAGAAATTGAGGAAAATAGCAACGAGGAAGTGTAGGAATTGTTCAACTCCGTATAGAGATCAGAATCCCGGTGGTGGGAAGTTtatgtgttgttattgtgggcATGTATCGAAGAGACCTGTTCTGGACTTGCCTGTACAGCCAGGATTGGGGTTTTTGAATTCTGGGATTTTGAAAGACTTAATTGGGAAAGGTGGAAAGATATTAAATGGGAATGTTTGGCCAGAAAATAGGTGGATGTGTGGACAGGATTCGTTtgagaatgggaattgggtcaGGGGTTCTTCTGTTGGGAATTCAAATTCTTGGAGCAAGAATGGCACTGGATTTTTCGATAGGGAGCATTGCTTAGCAGAAAAGTCATATTCTCGGGTTTTTAATTTAGCTTGCAAGGCACTGACTAATTTTTTCTCTACTATCATATGGATCTGCAGAACTTTTTTTAGGATTAGTTCATCCAGAGATGATGATGCTTCAATGGATGCAGAGCAAAGAGCAATGTTGGATAAGAGAAGGGAGAATGGGGGAAATTGTCAGGAGAGTAGATGGGAGAAATCTCGAAGAAAAGCAGAAGAGAAGAAGCAGGCTAGGTTAGAGAAGGAGCTATTGGAGGAGGAGGAGCGAAAGCAAAGAGAGGAGGTTGCTAGATTGGTGGAAGAGCGCAGGAAATTGCGGGAGGAACATACGGAGGCAGAGAAAGAACAGCGTAAAGTGTCACCCTCTGATAAGGTACGAAAGAGTAAAAGAGAAGCAGAAAAGAGGCGTCAAGAGAAgaggaaagaaagggacaggtGTTCTAGCAAAAGCAACTCAGATACAGAAGAACTGGATAAAAGAGCAGGCAAGGGAAGTGAGCAAACTAAGTGTGACGTAAGTGATAGAAGGCAACAGCACAAAAATAGGCAAGAAACTGTTAAGATACATAATGCAGAAGTTATTCATGGTTCTAAGGGTGCTTCCACAAGCAATCATAACCATGGGAATGCTATGAGAGGTTCCTTTTTATCGTCTTCTAGAGCATTTACTGGAGGTGATCATTTTGGAAAGAGTAATAATACCTCTACTGTTCCAAGAGAACACAAATCTAAAACTGGCATGGATCATATTCAAACCCATGCTTCAAGGAGGGAACTATCTCAGCCAGATAGGGTATCTGGAAAACTGAACACAAATGGGGATGACAAGAGCATCAACCATCCT GTACTTATTGAATCTCAACCATGTACAGCTCCTAAAAAATCATGGCAACAATTATTTACACATTCAACTGCTGTTTATcgtcctacttcaaatgtcatAAGCAGACCATCTGTTAAGCCACAAGCAGAAGTCCAAACACCACCTTACCCCCGTCAACCTCCATCTACACAATCCTTTGACAACCCCATTAGCTTTGGACTCCCGTCACCTTTTCCTTTATCTAATTTTGCTCTTGGATCCACAAGTAATATTACAACTCTTCCATTATCATCAGAACCATTGTTTCCTCTAGTTGGAGATGGTGCAG GATTGGACAAACCATGTCCTGTAAAGCATGGTAACACCTCTTCTGAAGTCACCAGACCATCGCCAATTGAGTGTCCAATATCAAGATTGTGTGTTCCAGAGGAGAGGCATGCCgagtcttttctttttccccgcACTCCTAAGTCTCAGGATGTACGCACTGTGCCACCAATGAATGTTTCAAGTAATGCAGATGATACGGGAACATGGCAGATGTGGAATAGCTTTCCACTTGGTCAAGATGGCCTTAGTTTAATTGGTACTCCAGCCAACTGGCTTTCAAATCCAGAACCTAACAGATCAAATATGGAAGAGATAATACCTTCTGCACCTCCGAAGACTATGGCTTCACTGTTTAAAAATGATGATCCAGTCCTTTCTGTCTCTCATTCTCCACAAACAGTTTATGCAGGAAATTGCCAGAACAGTGCGGCCCTTGGTGCTAATTTGCCTAGCAGTGCTGAAAATGGGTTCCAAAAAGCACTCTTTGGTACATATTCTAGAGGTGAAAGCCAATTCTCTCTCAATCCTGAGAATGCTGCTCATAGTGATTATAATAGTCCGAATGCTCCCGTGACAAGCTATCCATTTGAGTTGTCTCCACCTGATTCTTGGGCCaa GAAGGGTTGGACTCAGCAGGGTTCAGGAGAAGGTGTAGGCAACCCACAGGTAACAAGGGCGTCAATTGGCGGCTTATACCACACACCAGATGTACAGTCTCTTTGGTCAtag